The following DNA comes from Rosa rugosa chromosome 5, drRosRugo1.1, whole genome shotgun sequence.
atatacgtgtgtgtgtgtgtgtgtgtgtgtgtgagagagagagagagagagagagagagagagtagcaCTCATTCAAGTGCAAAAGATAGAGAAACTGTCGGATCACCTTATTACTCTGTTTGGTGGATCCCGCCTTGGCATCCTGATGAGTGATGACACCACACATGTTAAGTCAAAAAGCAGCTGAGTACCTAGTTGTGAGTAATGTAAAAGTGTGAGTAATGTAAAAGTAAAACTAGAAAAACCAACCAATTCCGCTTCAACTTCTGCAAGTTCATCATCACCCCTGTTTAGTAAACCAGAATTAAACTCTACCACAAGCAGAAAACAATGAACTGAAGTCCACAAAATAATAAATCCATTACCCGTCTCCTTTGAAAGCATCCCACAAGGACCATAGGCCGAACCCAAAGAACAACACTGTTGTTATGTGATGGGTCCATGTCCGCGAGAGCTGTGTAAGTTAAGATCAGAgtgttttcacttttcagtaTTCATATGAGAATAAAGAAGTAATACAAAGGTTAACAGAATGATCCACAACTTTAAATAGATGACGTAGACTATGTAGGCAAAGCAACTTGGGGTGGCAGAGTCAGAGTACTTACCAAATTTGGAGCAGCCCAGCCAACAAGAACAGAAAGAATAGTCATCACCTAAAACGCAACAAAAATTGAGGTATGTGATTGCTGAGtctccgaaaaaaaaaaaaaacatccaaGATCCCACTGATAACTTGCTAAACATATATAACGTGGCAAGAAATTGCTTACAATTAGAGCTCCTAGGCAACCAGACAAAACGAGTCTCCTGGGATGGCGCATCGCAAGGATCTTCAAGCAAACATCGCAATGTTAAACTACCACACAAAAACGGTATATAGATACACAGATACACACTGTTAGGATCTTCAACCGGCTTGTGATACTTACTCATACAAGTTTTAAACAGAAACTCACAGAgacaaaaacatatatacacaaTAGACAAATACATACAACATAAACACGCCTCATATCATATCGCATGGGCTCAATTCCTAAAGAGCAAATATTACAACAATAGACGAACATAGTTCCAAACTCATCAGTATATCAAGTAGGTCACCCCAAATTCTATGTTATCACTCAGCTGAAAAGTCCCAAAGTCCAAGCTCTGCCTAACAGTCTGATACAAAATAATCTAGCAGAAACTATTGCCGTTCTTATTAGTATTGAAATCTACTGTTTACTACTCCACACCACCTCAAATTGAATCAACAATCACATTTAGAGTATCGAAACCTCAAATAAACACTCGGAAATTGGCAGCAAAATATGACAGAAAAGGAAACAAGTATGCACTGACCGCGGCGGCGAAGAAGGTCTTGTCGCCGATCTCCGATAGCACAGTCATCGCAAGTGACTTCGTGAAACCCTAATTCACAGAAACCACCCGCACAAATTAgctcaaaacaaatcgaaattGAAGTGCGCGGTCTGAGAAAATAGAGAGATGAATAACCTGGACGACGGTGCTCATTTTGACGGAGCGGAGCTGCTGAAGAAAAATCGACGACTATTTTTCTCGGCCGAGAAAGTCAGAGTTTTGGAGGctccgactctctctctctctctctctctctgagaatTGGGGTGGACTGGGAGTCTTAGAGTTCTCTCGGACCCGGCTTAACTACTAGTGTGGGAGAATACAAACGCAGCTTAAGCGTGTCACGCGTGCGAAACTAttattaatataaaaaaaagaaaattaaaaagacatCTTTTGCCAATTGTTATTGGACctcaaaaaagaaataaaaaaggtaTTTAGATAATAGAATTAGATGCTCTTTCTACTGAACAGTCTGAACGTTGACTCTTCTCTACTAGaagcattgtttttttttttttgacgagaTTTTTGAATTTATTCTTTGGTCTGATCAAGTCATCAAAGGggtattttcttctttcttttttgttaaaaaaaaaaaaggaaagttgATGAAAGAGAGGAAGCTTTCAAAGGGAGAATaaatatattacaaaaaaaagtttaaaagaaaaatgaaggaaTAGACGAATAGTAGGCTTTATGGGGTAAAAGTTTGTGCTGAAAAGAATAGGGCTTTATGGGGTTAGTGACCCATAGGTTTGTGATGAGGATCCTATTCTTATCTCTAGATCGatataaacataaaaataaagtaaatagcATACAAATTGAAAGAACACATTTGGGTGGTGTTTGTTACATGAGATTGGATGGGATTGGACTGTCTTATTTATTAGAATAAGAGTTATCCCATGTTTGGCTGAAACAATGACTCACTTAAATGAGACTATGCAGTCTCCGAATCTGCTTCCGCATCTTCTTACATAGTCTCCCCAAATTTCACCGGACTGTGGAAGCAACGCTCGGTCGTTCTTCGCTTCTCATCGCTCACTCGCATCTTTCGCTTCAGTCTCCTTCAACTAGACAAGGTTCAGTTTCTCTCTTTACTCGATCATACTCCCTTTCTTATGTTAATCATTGTTCACTCTTTCCTTCAATCCCc
Coding sequences within:
- the LOC133708640 gene encoding GDT1-like protein 4; this translates as MSTVVQGFTKSLAMTVLSEIGDKTFFAAAILAMRHPRRLVLSGCLGALIVMTILSVLVGWAAPNLLSRTWTHHITTVLFFGFGLWSLWDAFKGDGGDDELAEVEAELDAKAGSTKQSNKDDDETKKQNRSFILQFFSPIFLKAFSITFFGEWGDKSQLATIGLAADENPLGVVIGGIIGQALCTTAAVLGGKSLASQISEKIVALSGGVLFIVFGIQSFLSG